In Brassica oleracea var. oleracea cultivar TO1000 unplaced genomic scaffold, BOL UnpScaffold04002, whole genome shotgun sequence, the genomic stretch AAAAAAGGTAACTTGAcatctaaaataaaagaacgTGTCCTGAGATGGAGAGAAGGCTGAGTCAGACAATAGACAAGAATGGACACTTGCAAACAATCCCAAAggttgatataataaataagcAGGGATGGTTGGGAAACTACCAAGGCTTTGACGCACTGCCTTTTTAAGGTCTGCTTGaaacttttcttcttcatcctcttcagCTTGTAGTTGTCTTAATGTCTTTGTTTCCACATCTACATCACCAGGATGAAATATCATGTTAGATAAGAATTGCAATAAATCAATGTGATGTCATTCTTCGTTGACAGAAAAGTAAAAACCAAGATACAGTAATTAAAGTAGCTCCGGCTTTAACAAAAGTCTAACTTTAATTATAATTCCAAAGTTCCAACACGTAACAACAATCATTCTCTGAAATCATGAGGCAGagagaagaataaaaatgaaaaaagagaCCTACCACCATTGCTACGCAGAGTTTCAGATTCTCTCTCCTTGCCGGTGCTCTCAGAAGGTCCAACTACCTTGTTAGAAGTTTTTTGGCGTCTACCCCTCCTCCCAATGCGTTGATCAGATTGTAAAACACCAGCTTGGGTAGCTACCCCATTAGCCACTACTgcaatatacaaaacaaaacaatataagcGCATCAGAAAGGTCACTAGAGACATATATTCAAATTCGATGACATTGGTAACCTTTTTGGGATTTCATATCCTGAACTGTTGCAGCATCAGATATCTCA encodes the following:
- the LOC106321934 gene encoding uncharacterized protein LOC106321934 — its product is MKSQKVVANGVATQAGVLQSDQRIGRRGRRQKTSNKVVGPSESTGKERESETLRSNGDVETKTLRQLQAEEDEEEKFQADLKKAVRQSLGSFPTIPAYLLYQPLGLFASVHSCLLSDSAFSPSQDTFFYFRCQ